The DNA segment GTGAGCGGGTCGAGTACCTGCTCGACAAGGGCTCGTTCCAGGAGATGGACATGCTGGCGCGCCACCGTGCGTCGGGCATGGGGCTGGACGACAACCGCCCGTACACCGACGGCGTCATCACCGGCTTCGGCACCGTCGACGGCCGGCGCGTGTGCGTGTTCAGCCAGGACTTCACCGTGTTCGGCGGGTCGCTGGGCGAGGTGTTCGGCGAGAAGGTCCACAAGGTCATGGACCTGGCCGCCGCCGTCGGCGTCCCCGTGATCGGCCTCAACGACGGCGCCGGCGCCCGCATCCAGGAGGGCGTGGTCGCCCTGGACATGTACGGCAAGATCTTCGCCCGCAACGTCGCCCTCTCCGGTGTGGTCCCCCAGATCAGCGTGGTGCTGGGGCCCTGCGCGGGCGGCGCCGTCTACAGCCCGGCGATGACCGACTTCGTGTTCATGGTCCGGGAGAGCTCCCACATGTTCATCACCGGCCCCGACGTCGTCCGGGCGGTGACGGGCGAGGACGTGAGCATCGAGGAGCTGGGCGGGGCCATGACCCATGCCACCAAGTCGGGCGTGTGCACGTTCGTCGCCACCGACGAGAAGGCGTGCCTCGACTCGGTGCGCCACCTCCTGTCCTTCCTGCCGTCGAACAACCTGGAGGAGCCGCCCTCCGTCGAGCCCGCCGACGAGCCCGCCCGGGCGACGCCCGAGCTGGCCGACATCGTGCCCACCAGCCCCACGCGGCCCTACGACATGAAGGAGGTCGTGGCCGCCGTGGTGGACGACGGCGAACTGCTGGAGTACTTCCCGCACTGGGCCCCCAACATGGTGTGCGGCTTCGCCCGGGTCGACGGCCACCCGGTGGGCGTGGTGGGCAACCAGCCCCGCGTCCTGGCCGGGGCGCTCGACATCGAGTCGTCCGAGAAGGCGGCCCGCTTCGTGCGCACGTGCGACGCCTTCAACGTCC comes from the Acidimicrobiales bacterium genome and includes:
- a CDS encoding acyl-CoA carboxylase subunit beta; the encoded protein is MDDRIDELARRKKEALHAGSERAVERQHARGKMTARERVEYLLDKGSFQEMDMLARHRASGMGLDDNRPYTDGVITGFGTVDGRRVCVFSQDFTVFGGSLGEVFGEKVHKVMDLAAAVGVPVIGLNDGAGARIQEGVVALDMYGKIFARNVALSGVVPQISVVLGPCAGGAVYSPAMTDFVFMVRESSHMFITGPDVVRAVTGEDVSIEELGGAMTHATKSGVCTFVATDEKACLDSVRHLLSFLPSNNLEEPPSVEPADEPARATPELADIVPTSPTRPYDMKEVVAAVVDDGELLEYFPHWAPNMVCGFARVDGHPVGVVGNQPRVLAGALDIESSEKAARFVRTCDAFNVPLVTFVDVPGFLPGTDQEYGGIIRHGAKLLYAFCEATVPRVTVVTRKAYGGAYVVMNSKSIGCDLAYAWPSAEFAVMGPDGAVEIVYRRELAEAEDRDARKRELVAEYTERYVNPYIAAERGYVDDVIDPADTRAVLVRSLAMLRTKREEQPRRKHGNVPL